A genome region from Macaca nemestrina isolate mMacNem1 chromosome 20, mMacNem.hap1, whole genome shotgun sequence includes the following:
- the LOC105495519 gene encoding suprabasin isoform X2: protein MHLAHLVSSCSLLLLLGALPGWAASDDPIEKVIEGINRGLSNAEREVGKALDGINSGITHAGREVEKVFNGLSNMGSHTGKELDKGVQGLNHGMDKAGKEADKAVQGFHTGVHQAGKEAEKLGQGVNHAADQAGKEADKAVQGFHTGVHEAGKEAEQFGQGVHHTLEQAGKEADKAVQGFHTGVHQAGKEAEKLGQGVNHAADQAGKEVEKLGQGAHHAAGQAGKEPQNAHNGVNQASKEANQLLNGNHQSGSSGHQGGATTTPLASGASVNTPFINLPALWRSVANIMP, encoded by the exons ATGCATCTTGCACATCTGGTCAGCTCCTGCTCCCTCCTTCTGCTACTGGGGGCCCTGCCTGGATGGGCGGCCAGCGATGACCCCATTGAGAAGGTCATTGAAGGGATCAACCGAGGGCTGAGCAATGCAGAGAGAGAGGTGGGCAAGGCCCTGGATGGCATCAACAGTGGAATCACGCACGCTGGAAGGGAAGTGGAGAAGGTTTTCAACGGACTTAGCAACATGGGGAGCCACACCGGCAAGGAGTTGGACAAAGGCGTCCAGGGGCTCAACCACGGAATGGACAAG GCCGGAAAGGAAGCAGACAAAGCGGTCCAAGGGTTCCACACTGGGGTCCACCAGGCTgggaaggaagcagagaaacTTGGCCAAGGGGTCAACCATGCTGCTGACCAGGCCGGAAAGGAAGCAGACAAAGCGGTCCAAGGGTTCCACACCGGGGTTCACGAGGCTGGGAAGGAGGCAGAGCAGTTTGGCCAGGGAGTTCACCATACCCTTGAACAGGCCGGAAAAGAAGCAGACAAAGCGGTCCAAGGGTTCCACACTGGGGTCCACCAGGCTgggaaggaagcagagaaacTTGGTCAAGGGGTCAACCATGCTGCTGACCAGGCTGGAAAGGAAGTGGAGAAGCTTGGCCAAGGTGCCCACCATGCTGCTGGCCAGGCCGGGAAGGAGCCGCAGAATGCTCATAATGGGGTCAACCAAGCCAGCAAGGAGGCCAACCAGCTGCTGAAT GGCAACCATCAAAGCGGATCTTCCGGCCATCAAGGAGGGGCCACAACCACGCCGTTAGCCTCTGGG GCCTCGGTCAACACGCCTTTCATCAACCTTCCCGCTCTGTGGAGG aGCGTCGCCAACATCATGCCCTAA
- the LOC105495519 gene encoding suprabasin isoform X1, whose protein sequence is MHLAHLVSSCSLLLLLGALPGWAASDDPIEKVIEGINRGLSNAEREVGKALDGINSGITHAGREVEKVFNGLSNMGSHTGKELDKGVQGLNHGMDKVAHEINHGIGQAGKEAEKFGHGVNNAAGQVGKEADKLIHHGVHHGANQAGSEAGRFGQGAHHAAGQAGNEAGRFGQGIHHAAGQAGNEAGRFGQGAHHGLSEGWKETEKFGQGIHHTAGQVGKEAEKFGQGIHHAAGQVGKEAEKFGQGAHHAAGQVGKEAEKVGQGAHHAAGQVGKEAEKFGQGAHHAAGQAGNEAGRFGQGAHHAVGQAGNEAGRFGQGAHHAVGQAGNEAGRFGQGIHHAAGQAGNEAGRFGQGIHHTAGQVGKEAEKLGQGVHHAASQFGKETEKLGHGIHHGVNEAWKEAEKFGQGVHHAASQVGKEGDGAVQGLHHGISQAGREAGQFGHDIHYAAGQAGKEGDIAVHGVQPGVHEAGREAGQFGQGVHHTLEQAGKEADKAVQGFHTGVHQAGKEAEKLGQGVNHAADQAGKEADKAVQGFHTGVHEAGKEAEQFGQGVHHTLEQAGKEADKAVQGFHTGVHQAGKEAEKLGQGVNHAADQAGKEVEKLGQGAHHAAGQAGKEPQNAHNGVNQASKEANQLLNGNHQSGSSGHQGGATTTPLASGASVNTPFINLPALWRSVANIMP, encoded by the exons ATGCATCTTGCACATCTGGTCAGCTCCTGCTCCCTCCTTCTGCTACTGGGGGCCCTGCCTGGATGGGCGGCCAGCGATGACCCCATTGAGAAGGTCATTGAAGGGATCAACCGAGGGCTGAGCAATGCAGAGAGAGAGGTGGGCAAGGCCCTGGATGGCATCAACAGTGGAATCACGCACGCTGGAAGGGAAGTGGAGAAGGTTTTCAACGGACTTAGCAACATGGGGAGCCACACCGGCAAGGAGTTGGACAAAGGCGTCCAGGGGCTCAACCACGGAATGGACAAGGTAGCCCATGAGATCAACCATGGTATTGGACAAGCAGGAAAGGAAGCAGAGAAGTTTGGCCATGGGGTCAACAACGCTGCTGGACAGGTTGGGAAGGAGGCAGACAAACTGATCCACCATGGGGTCCATCACGGGGCCAACCAGGCGGGAAGTGAGGCAGGGAGGTTTGGCCAGGGGGCCCACCATGCTGCGGGGCAGGCTGGAAATGAGGCTGGGAGGTTTGGCCAGGGTATCCACCATGCTGCAGGGCAGGCAGGAAACGAGGCAGGGAGGTTTGGCCAGGGGGCCCACCATGGTCTCAGTGAGGGctggaaggaaacagagaagttTGGCCAGGGGATCCACCATACTGCTGGTCAGGTtgggaaggaggcagagaagtTTGGCCAGGGGATCCACCATGCTGCTGGTCAGGTtgggaaggaggcagagaagtTTGGCCAGGGGGCCCACCATGCTGCTGGTCAGGTTGGGAAAGAGGCAGAGAAGGTTGGCCAGGGGGCCCACCATGCTGCTGGTCAGGTtgggaaggaggcagagaagtTTGGCCAGGGGGCCCACCATGCTGCGGGGCAGGCCGGAAATGAGGCTGGGAGGTTTGGCCAGGGGGCCCACCACGCTGTGGGGCAGGCCGGAAATGAGGCTGGGAGGTTTGGCCAGGGGGCCCACCACGCTGTGGGGCAGGCCGGAAATGAGGCAGGGAGGTTTGGCCAGGGTATCCACCATGCTGCAGGGCAGGCGGGAAATGAGGCAGGGAGGTTTGGCCAGGGAATCCACCATACTGCTGGTCAGGTtgggaaggaggcagagaagtTAGGCCAGGGGGTCCACCATGCTGCCAGTCAGTttgggaaggaaacagagaagctCGGCCATGGGATCCACCATGGGGTTAATGAGGCCTGGAAGGAAGCAGAGAAGTTTGGCCAGGGAGTCCACCATGCTGCCTCGcaggtggggaaggagggagacgGAGCGGTCCAAGGCCTCCATCATGGCATTAGTCAGGCTGGAAGGGAGGCGGGGCAGTTTGGCCACGACATTCACTATGCAGCAGGGCAGGCTGGGAAAGAGGGAGACATAGCAGTCCACGGTGTCCAACCCGGGGTCCATGAGGCCGGGAGGGAGGCTGGGCAATTTGGCCAGGGAGTTCACCACACCCTTGAACAGGCCGGAAAGGAAGCAGACAAAGCGGTCCAAGGGTTCCACACTGGGGTCCACCAGGCTgggaaggaagcagagaaacTTGGCCAAGGGGTCAACCATGCTGCTGACCAGGCCGGAAAGGAAGCAGACAAAGCGGTCCAAGGGTTCCACACCGGGGTTCACGAGGCTGGGAAGGAGGCAGAGCAGTTTGGCCAGGGAGTTCACCATACCCTTGAACAGGCCGGAAAAGAAGCAGACAAAGCGGTCCAAGGGTTCCACACTGGGGTCCACCAGGCTgggaaggaagcagagaaacTTGGTCAAGGGGTCAACCATGCTGCTGACCAGGCTGGAAAGGAAGTGGAGAAGCTTGGCCAAGGTGCCCACCATGCTGCTGGCCAGGCCGGGAAGGAGCCGCAGAATGCTCATAATGGGGTCAACCAAGCCAGCAAGGAGGCCAACCAGCTGCTGAAT GGCAACCATCAAAGCGGATCTTCCGGCCATCAAGGAGGGGCCACAACCACGCCGTTAGCCTCTGGG GCCTCGGTCAACACGCCTTTCATCAACCTTCCCGCTCTGTGGAGG aGCGTCGCCAACATCATGCCCTAA